One window of Nymphaea colorata isolate Beijing-Zhang1983 chromosome 1, ASM883128v2, whole genome shotgun sequence genomic DNA carries:
- the LOC116263979 gene encoding non-structural maintenance of chromosomes element 4 homolog A produces the protein MVKTEKQGLDGSVSQSQGTETDDPGNHGRADRRVLRSRYLAVKNLINDEREQISKADSDKFKSIINEVENLHQLVQKPREQVADAEALLDIANTLVTSVKSQNNEGITPADFITSLLNDFRVNGSIHGEIAQSSISWKEVGITVSHIFKRAPGLCTMLGPMDMELKQRKAVVHRKRTRPTTSTRPEEVEETVAEQKSDTDKNMLTMFDILKKQRRVRLENLVLNRSSFSETVENIFALSFLVKDGRAEIALDDNHHHFVLPRNAPAANMVTSGEVSYSHFVLRFDFKDWKLMKDQVRIGEELMPCRTRASAAETLDDVR, from the exons ATGGTGAAGACCGAAAAGCAAGGGTTGGACGGCAGTGTCTCGCAAAGTCAGGGAACCGAAACAGATGACCCCGGTAATCACGGTCGTGCGGATAGGCGTGTTCTCCGGTCGCGATATCTGGCCGTCAAGAATTTAATCAATg ACGAAAGGGAACAGATCTCTAAGGCAGATTCTGATAAGTTCAAATCGATTATCAATGAAGTTGAAAACCTGCACCAGTTAG TTCAGAAACCCAGGGAGCAAGTTGCAGATGCAGAGGCTCTTCTGGACATTGCTAACACTCTGGTGACTTCTGTTAAGTCTCAGAATAATGAAGGAATTACGCCTGCGGATTTTATAACTAGTCTCTTAAATGACTTCAGAGTAAATGGATCAATACATGGAGAAATTGCTCAAAGTTCCATATCATGGAAGGAAGTTGGTATCACTGTTTCTCATATTTTCAAGAGGGCTCCAGGGTTGTGTACCAT GCTTGGTCCGATGGATATGGAATTGAAGCAACGAAAGGCTGTAGTTCATAGAAAAAGAACACGGCCCACAACCAGCACAAGGCCAGAGGAG GTGGAGGAGACTGTTGCAGAGCAGAAAAGTGACACTGATAAGAACATGTTAACCATGTTTGATATCTTGAAGAAGCAAAGGCGTGTCCGCCTTGAGAATTTGGTGTTGAACAGAAGCTCTTTCTCGGAGACAGTGGAGAACATATTTGCATTATCATTTCTTGTCAAAGATGGTAGAGCTGAAATTGCTTTGGATGACAATCATCATCACTTTGTGT TGCCAAGAAATGCTCCTGCTGCAAACATGGTCACCAGTGGGGAGGTTTCTTACAGCCATTTTGTCCTTAGGTTTGACTTTAAGGATTGGAAG TTAATGAAGGACCAAGTTAGGATCGGGGAAGAATTAATGCCATGCAGAACTAGGGCAAGTGCGGCAGAAACACTTGATGATGTGAGATAG